A single window of Kitasatospora sp. HUAS MG31 DNA harbors:
- a CDS encoding recombinase family protein, whose protein sequence is MSTSFEPDSLDLLVAEPAHRTEILIGYARVSTGGQKLDRQIDALTAAGCRRIFADKQSGKDELRPELKACHAFLQSGDTLVVPSLDRYGRSLKDLVNMVGELRRREVGFCSLHERLDTTTPGGRLVFHVFAALAEFIRELIVSGTREGLDAARARGRVGGRPTVATAEIIRAARDMLPNPENSITSIAKILGVSPGTLYNHIPDLQELRTSGRIPGQLTTG, encoded by the coding sequence GTGAGCACCTCCTTCGAGCCAGACTCGCTCGACCTCCTGGTCGCCGAACCCGCCCACCGGACCGAGATCCTCATCGGCTACGCCCGGGTCTCCACCGGCGGGCAGAAGCTCGACCGCCAGATCGACGCCCTCACCGCCGCCGGCTGCCGGCGCATCTTCGCCGACAAGCAGTCCGGCAAGGACGAGCTCCGTCCGGAGCTCAAGGCGTGCCACGCCTTCCTGCAGTCCGGCGACACCTTGGTGGTCCCGTCGCTGGACCGCTACGGCCGCTCGCTCAAGGACCTGGTGAACATGGTCGGCGAGCTCCGACGCCGCGAGGTCGGATTCTGCTCGCTGCACGAGCGCCTGGACACCACCACGCCCGGTGGCCGGCTCGTCTTCCACGTCTTCGCCGCGCTCGCGGAATTCATCCGGGAGCTGATCGTCTCCGGCACCCGGGAGGGCCTGGACGCCGCCCGCGCCCGAGGCCGGGTCGGCGGACGCCCCACCGTCGCCACCGCCGAGATCATCCGGGCCGCCCGCGACATGCTGCCCAACCCGGAGAACTCGATCACCTCGATCGCCAAGATCCTCGGCGTCAGCCCCGGCACCCTCTACAACCACATCCCCGACCTACAGGAACTCCGCACCTCCGGCCGCATCCCGGGGCAGCTCACCACCGGCTGA
- a CDS encoding phosphotransferase: protein MIPEADTALAQCHGDFGPRNWLVRKLSGHGLAVGVIDFERSQVEEPVRRDLMRVVLQLTPHRPDLHAAFLAGYGRDLTADEWTACRAWAAIDCPAALRWALDHHHDEEIVGYARTVLEQLRRPAATT, encoded by the coding sequence TTGATCCCCGAGGCCGACACCGCTCTCGCGCAGTGCCACGGCGACTTCGGGCCGAGGAACTGGCTCGTCCGGAAGCTGTCGGGCCACGGCCTGGCCGTGGGCGTCATCGACTTCGAGCGCAGCCAGGTCGAGGAGCCGGTGCGCCGCGACCTGATGCGGGTCGTGCTCCAGCTCACCCCGCACCGGCCTGACCTCCATGCGGCGTTCCTCGCCGGCTACGGGCGCGACCTCACCGCCGACGAGTGGACGGCATGCCGGGCCTGGGCGGCGATCGACTGCCCCGCCGCCCTGCGCTGGGCCCTCGACCACCACCACGACGAGGAGATCGTCGGCTACGCCCGCACCGTCCTGGAGCAGCTCCGCCGTCCCGCGGCGACCACCTGA